The following proteins are encoded in a genomic region of Diadema setosum chromosome 18, eeDiaSeto1, whole genome shotgun sequence:
- the LOC140241777 gene encoding uncharacterized protein, with protein MSKKSTESGEMRMDLDTLSQVALSQFDTSLFNNTLASPAEPTPLSAPDALNLATTMAATQSFNFTSDLPTLDGTMEEFEFKPQVTEAGFVETDHNMNNQRGEPGVMSGYHTVPMSNVQQPAHMSPVSCSSPDSSPTPSGWWTPTERPSTTMSSGIGSIITTSNSLINEAVAAAQPTVTGCETACFTPSTTSYNIAATQAMISPQELSTHNSPYTTCAYTQSATSLVPTTAYDQLPENLSVQSTIVQAGSAPFEQTVKVDGVLKYSWPTAPDMSSAFGRPTVTQHQIVKMGVHTGQSTSPQPQQAPILPSRTQQLSLANAPPMMLHISPADIISQPYPTTQSTVGKSTSKPRKYTSRPGKTPPHERPYACPAENCDRRFSRSDELTRHIRIHTGQKPFQCRICMRNFSRSDHLTTHIRTHTGEKPFSCETCGRKFARSDERKRHSKIHLRQKVKKEAELMKSVNTCSYQQTPASASSPPMPVSAPSAVTTS; from the exons ATGAGTAAGAAGTCAACAGAATCAGGCGAAATGCGTATGGATCTGGATACACTCTCGCAAGTGGCGCTGAGTCAGTTTGATACTAGTCTGTTTAACAACACCTTAGCCTCGCCGGCTGAGCCGACCCCCCTCTCGGCACCCGATGCCCTGAACTTGGCTACGACTATGGCCGCGACTCAGAGCTTCAACTTCACTTCTGATCTGCCTACACTCGATG GTACGATGGAAGAGTTTGAATTCAAGCCACAGGTTACTGAGGCTGGCTTTGTGGAAACGGACCATAACATGAACAACCAGCGGGGCGAGCCCGGCGTCATGAGTGGGTACCACACCGTCCCGATGAGCAACGTTCAGCAGCCCGCTCACATGTCACCGGTGTCCTGCAGCAGTCCCGACAGCTCGCCAACCCCCAGCGGATGGTGGACGCCTACCGAGCGCCCTTCCACCACCATGTCTAGTGGTATTGGAAGCATTATCACCACATCAAACAGCCTGATCAACGAGGCCGTCGCAGCCGCGCAGCCCACTGTCACAGGCTGCGAGACGGCATGCTTCACGCCCAGCACTACCAGCTACAACATTGCTGCCACTCAGGCGATGATCAGCCCTCAGGAACTCTCCACCCACAACTCTCCCTACACGACTTGTGCCTACACGCAGTCAGCAACCTCGCTGGTTCCGACCACGGCTTACGATCAGCTCCCGGAGAACTTATCAGTGCAGTCGACTATTGTACAGGCCGGCAGTGCTCCTTTCGAACAGACCGTTAAAGTTGACGGCGTGCTGAAATATTCCTGGCCAACTGCCCCTGACATGAGCTCGGCTTTTGGTCGCCCCACCGTCACGCAGCACCAAATCGTAAAAATGGGTGTGCATACAGGACAGAGTACTAGCCCACAGCCACAACAGGCCCCAATCTTGCCCTCTAGAACCCAGCAGCTTTCTCTGGCCAACGCTCCACCTATGATGCTGCACATATCGCCCGCGGACATCATCTCCCAACCGTACCCGACGACGCAGAGCACCGTCGGGAAGTCGACGTCCAAGCCGCGGAAGTATACGAGCCGCCCTGGCAAAACTCCGCCCCACGAGCGGCCCTATGCTTGCCCCGCCGAGAACTGTGACCGCCGCTTCTCGAGATCCGACGAGCTTACGAGACACATCCGCATCCACACCGGTCAAAAGCCATTCCAATGCCGAATCTGCATGAGGAATTTCAGCCGCAGTGACCACCTCACAACGCACATCAGGACCCATACTGGCGAGAAGCCCTTTTCCTGTGAGACCTGTGGTCGAAAGTTTGCCCGCAGCGATGAGAGAAAACGACACAGCAAAATCCACCTGCGACAGAAAGTGAAAAAGGAGGCAGAACTCATGAAATCAGTTAATACGTGCAGCTACCAGCAGACCCCAGCTTCAGCCTCGTCCCCTCCAATGCCCGTCAGTGCCCCATCAGCTGTAACGACCTCTTAA